A genomic window from Methanobrevibacter sp. includes:
- a CDS encoding ABC transporter ATP-binding protein yields MANTQNKNKFIRLLNYSGNYKYLTILGCILSAISAVCLLIPFIYIWDVVNALLMVAPDFAKAQNISDYAFNAFLFAFLGIALNFCGLMCTHLSAFKNEKNMKDAALNHLLKLPLGYFSNHTSGGLRKVIDFSTGKTEGFLAHNLFDLVGAIVTPIAFLILLFSFDWVLGLICLIPIILCFIFMYPMFSKESQNVMAQYQMYLEKMNAEAVEYVRGIPVTKAFQQSVYSFKNFIDAIRNYGKFSANYALSTQLPMTAFTVSINGFFALLIPAGILLAGSVVEVKFLADFLFYVIFTPICAVMMNKIMSVSQDWMLAGYALESIEEILNEKPLVEAVNPQKPKNHSIEFEDVIFDYDETESDEHILNDINLKINENDSVALVGPSGGGKTTIASLIPRFWDVKSGSIRIGGVDVRDISTKELMENISFVFQNTKLFKDSIYNNVAIGRKGATRSEVLKALSLAQCDDIINELPQGIDTVIGSEGTYLSGGQQQRIALARAILKDAPIIILDEATALADPENEYLIQKAISEITKEKTVIMIAHRLSTVKNVDNIFVVENGRIVEKGCHDELVDNDGLYSRMWDEFNKSIQWKVKSEVI; encoded by the coding sequence ATATATGGGATGTGGTTAATGCACTTTTGATGGTAGCTCCGGATTTTGCAAAAGCACAAAACATAAGTGACTATGCTTTTAACGCATTTCTCTTTGCATTTTTAGGAATTGCACTTAATTTCTGCGGACTGATGTGCACTCACTTGTCTGCTTTTAAAAATGAAAAGAACATGAAGGATGCTGCCCTAAACCACTTGCTTAAATTGCCGCTTGGATACTTTTCAAACCATACAAGCGGAGGCCTTAGGAAAGTCATTGATTTCAGTACAGGAAAAACTGAAGGCTTTCTTGCACACAACTTATTTGACCTGGTTGGTGCAATCGTCACACCAATAGCATTCCTAATATTATTGTTCAGTTTTGACTGGGTTTTAGGCTTAATATGTCTGATACCGATAATATTATGTTTCATATTCATGTATCCGATGTTTTCCAAGGAATCACAAAACGTAATGGCACAATATCAGATGTATCTGGAAAAGATGAATGCTGAAGCTGTGGAATATGTGCGTGGAATTCCAGTTACAAAAGCATTCCAGCAAAGTGTCTACTCATTCAAGAACTTCATAGATGCTATCAGAAATTATGGAAAATTCTCTGCAAACTATGCCTTGTCAACTCAACTTCCAATGACTGCATTTACAGTATCCATAAACGGATTTTTCGCATTGCTGATTCCGGCAGGAATATTGCTTGCAGGATCTGTCGTTGAGGTTAAATTTTTAGCGGATTTCCTCTTCTATGTGATTTTCACACCAATTTGTGCAGTAATGATGAATAAAATCATGTCAGTATCACAGGATTGGATGCTGGCAGGATATGCACTTGAAAGCATTGAAGAAATCCTTAATGAAAAACCATTGGTTGAAGCGGTCAATCCTCAAAAACCAAAAAATCACTCAATAGAGTTTGAAGACGTGATATTTGATTACGATGAAACAGAATCAGACGAACACATCCTAAATGATATTAATCTAAAAATTAATGAAAATGATTCCGTTGCATTGGTCGGACCATCAGGAGGGGGCAAAACCACTATTGCATCATTGATTCCAAGATTCTGGGATGTGAAATCAGGATCAATTAGGATTGGAGGTGTTGATGTACGTGACATTTCAACAAAAGAGCTGATGGAAAACATTTCATTTGTTTTCCAGAATACCAAGTTATTCAAAGATTCCATTTACAACAATGTGGCAATAGGAAGAAAAGGAGCCACAAGAAGCGAGGTTTTAAAAGCATTGAGCCTTGCACAATGTGATGATATTATCAATGAGTTGCCACAGGGAATTGATACAGTAATAGGCAGTGAAGGAACATACCTTTCAGGAGGCCAGCAGCAAAGAATAGCACTTGCAAGGGCAATACTTAAAGATGCACCAATCATCATTTTAGATGAGGCAACTGCACTGGCAGATCCTGAAAATGAATACCTAATCCAAAAAGCGATTTCAGAGATTACCAAGGAAAAAACAGTAATAATGATTGCACATAGGCTTTCCACAGTTAAAAACGTTGACAATATATTTGTCGTCGAAAACGGCCGCATTGTTGAGAAAGGTTGTCATGATGAATTGGTTGATAATGACGGTTTATACTCAAGGATGTGGGATGAATTTAACAAGTCAATTCAATGGAAAGTAAAAAGCGAGGTGATATAA